The proteins below are encoded in one region of Equus przewalskii isolate Varuska chromosome 1, EquPr2, whole genome shotgun sequence:
- the UROS gene encoding uroporphyrinogen-III synthase isoform X2 translates to MKVLLLKDPKEDDRGQDPYIRLSHPEGYGGLIFTSPRAVEAVELCLEKDNKTEVWEKSLREKWNAKSVYVVGNATASLVNKIGLDTEGENCGNAEKLAEYICSRESSALPLLFPCGTLKGEILPKMLKDKGIPMESITVYQKIPHPGIQANLNSYYSQQGVPASITFFSPSGLTHSLKHIQELSGDSIDQIKFAAIGPTTARALAAQGLPVSCTAESPTPSALAAGIRTALQPHSC, encoded by the exons CTGTCTCATCCGGAAGGCTATGGGGGACTCATTTTTACCAGCCCCCGAGCAGTGGAAGCAGTGGAGCTGTGTttagagaaagacaataaaactgAAG TCTGGGAAAAGTCTCTGAGAGAGAAATGGAACGCTAAGTCCGTGTATGTCGTTGGAAATGCTACTGCTTCTCTAG TGAATAAAATTGGCCTGGATACAGAAGGAGAAAACTGTGGAAATGCAGAAAAGCTTGCAGAATATATTTGTTCCA GGGAGTCATCAGCactgcctcttctctttccctgtgGAACCCTCAAAGGAGAGATCCTGCCGAAAATGCTCAAGGACAAAG GGATTCCCATGGAAAGCATAACTGTCTATCAGAAGATTCCACACCCGGGAATCCAAGCGAACCTGAACAGCTACTATTCCCAGCAG GGCGTTCCAGCCAGCATCACATTTTTCAGTCCCTCTGGCCTTACGCACAGTCTCAAGCATATTCAAGAGTTATCTGGTGACAGCATTGATCAAATTAAG tTTGCAGCCATCGGCCCCACCACAGCTCGCGCCCTGGCCGCCCAGGGCCTGCCTGTGAGCTGCACTGCAGAGAGCCCCACGCCGAGCGCGCTAGCCGCTGGCATCAGGACGGCGCTGCAGCCCCACAGCTGCTGA